TAACGTTCGTTATATAGACTCGATTGGTGTCCTCATTGACGGCGATGATACTTGGATGAACGCCCACGGGGACGATTTCGGTCGAATTGTCTGCACCGTCGATGACGAGCACGGAATTGAAGGCGGAGAGGGAGACGTATATCTTGTTCGTCGTCTCGTTCACAGCCGCGTCGTACGGATAGGCCTTTGTCCCCAGTGCGATGGTCTGCGCGGCAAAATCATTGTCCCCGTCGATGACGGTCACAGACCCATCGTTGAGCAGATTGCCCCAGTTGACCACATAGAGCATGTGGGTCGTCTCGTTGACGGCGATATCCCGCGGCCGGGTCCCGACGGTCACCGTCGCCTTGACCGTGTTGTCAGTCCCGTTGATCACAACGACCTTGCCGCCCATGTCGTCGGCCACATAGACTTCGTTTTCGGCCTCGTTGACCGCGATCGCGCAACCCTTTGTGCCCGTGACGACGGTAGCCTCAATGGTGTCGCTCGCCCCGTTGATGACGTATAGCGGGGTTGCGGTGTTTTCACTGGTGACATAGATCTTGTTGGTCTGCTCGTTTAAGGCGACGGCGTATGCGCCGGCGCTCAGCGCAATGGTTTTGACCGTGTTCGTCGCTCCGTCGGTCACATAAGCAGACGTGCCGGAAGCGGAGTAGACCTTATTGGTCGTTTTATTGATTGCAAGGGCAAAATCACGGCTGCCCGCGGTTACCGCTGTATCGACGGTATCCGTATCGCCGTCGAGTACATATATCCTGCCGGACCAAAGACTGCCGGCGTAGATTTTGTTCGTCGTCTCATTGACCGCAATCGGGGCTAGCATCGAACCACCGGTCATCGTTACCGTTGCCACAGAGACCGGCGTTGCAAACCGCCGTACAGCGCCGTAAGCCGTGCCGCTTCCGTTCGTCGCGTAGGCGCGGACGTAATAGGTTGTGTTGGGAGAAAGACCGGCGAGGGTTGCGTCAAACTCGCCCGTGCCCGCTTCGTCGGCGGTCACAGCCGTTCCGGTTACCAACGTCGGATCGGAAACTGTGGAGTATACGACGCCTCGCTCCGTTACGGTATCCCCGCCGTCGCCCGTCACCTCGCCCAGGATCAGCGCGCCCGTCGCCGCGAGGTCAAGGATTTCGCCCGTCTGCACAGCAAGGGGGGCGCCCGCGTATGCTTCCTCATACCCGCCTTTCCAGTCCAGCACGTTCCAGTTTTTGCCCGTCGCGATGGAAACGTCGGATGTGAACGCGACGTTGCCGTCCGCCGGGGATGCCGCCGTGTCGATAACATATATCTTGTAGTTATTAACATTAGCGGCGGTGGGCAGCGCCGAGACGATTGCGGTCATTGCCGCGCCCTTGATCTTGTTGCTATAGAGCTTGAGCTGCATCAGCTTGGTGTTCTGCGATACGTCCAGCGCCGCAAGCCGGTTGATGGCACAGTTGAGCACCGTCATCTCCGTCACGTGCGATACATCTACCGCGGTGAGCAGGTTCTTCTCGCATTCCACCCGCTTGACGGTCGTGCTCTGCGGCAGCGTCAGCGCTGTCAGCGCGTTATTGGTGCAATACAGATTGACCAACGCCGTGCTGGAGGACAAATCCAGCGCGGCAATGGCGTTGTTGCGGCAGTTCAGTTCAGCAATGGCGGTCTGGGCCGACACGTCTAGCGCCGTCAGCCCGCAGCCTGCGCACTGCAGGTTGGTCAGCTGCGTATTGACGCCTAGGTTCAGCGACGAAATCATGTTTTCCGAGCAATTGAGCGTCTTTAGCGCGGCGTTGTTGGAGACGTCCAGCGCGGTCAGGCTGTTGTGCTGCAAGTTCAGCGTGGTCAGTGCCATGTTGTTGCTCACATCCAGCGCGGTCAGGCCGTTGTAGTAGACGTCCAGGCTGGTAAGCGCCGTGTTGTTTGAGACGTCCAGCTCCGTCAGACTGTTGCTGCGGCAGATGAGTCCGGTCACCTTGCCGTAAATCCTGATGGTCGGCGAGCTGACAGTTTTGGGACTGCCCAGCTCCTCTCCATCGTCCTTGACTCCGTTGTCGTTCAGGTCGATCCACACGCCGGGCAGGTCGGCCTCGGCCGCCGTGATGCTGGTAAAGTAAATAGCGGAGCCCGGGGCCTTTTCCGTGGTGAGGGTGATGAAGGGGACTGCGTCGGGATCGTATACCCAGATAAAGCTGCCTTGGCCGTCGGAATAGGTGAGATACCCCGGCTTCGTGGTCGGCGTGACTAGCGCGCCGTCTGATTCGCCAAATACCATGGCCCTGTCCGCCTGGATCGTACCGTCGATGGTCGCCTTGCCCACGCTGTACGCGTTGACGCCCGCGCCTCCGTACAGGACCGCAATCACATCGCCGTGGACAAACACCTCCGCGCCCCTGGAAACGGCGATGCCGTAATACTTGCCTTGCACATCCCCGGTCACGAAAACCAGGCCGGAGGTTTCGGCGGCGACGCCCGTCTCCGCGGCCGTGATTGCGTCGCCGCCGATCTCAACGCGGGCGCCGGATTGCGCGTATGCGGCAAAGCCGTAACCAGCGTCTGAGACGGTCGTCACACTGCCCTCGACTCTAGCACCGCTTCCCTCCGATGCCGACACGCCCTTCCGGCCGGCGTCAACATCGCCCGACACCGTCACTGCCGCGCCGCTGCTTAGCAGCAGGCCGGTGCTGTCTGGGGAAGTCGTCCTTACGTTTCCGGCGACGATAGCTTCCGCGTTCGTGTTCGCCTGGACACCGAAACTGGTTCCCGTCGCCTCGCCCGTTACTTGGATGTTGGAGCTTTCTGTGGCTAGGATAGCGACGTTGTCGCCGGCCACATTGCCCGTCACAGTGACGGACGCTGTGTTGCCTGACAATACACCGATATACCCGCCGACATTGCCGATCACGGTCACGCTGGAGTCGCTTCCGTACGCATACACTCCCGCATAAGCGGTAGCGGAGACGTTGCCCGTGATATTGACGGTCGAGCTTTGCGTTGTGTTGATGCCGTATTCCTCGCCCATCGCGTTCATCGCGCCAACGCCAGCCGTGGTCAGGCTGCTGCCTTGCGAGACCTCCAGTGCGGTTCCGGACGCGACGTTGATGTTCAGGTTGTAGCCGTTCAGGTCGAGCGTTATTCTTCTTGCGCCGTCGATGGCAAGCATTGAAGTACGCTCGATTGTCTGCAGCAGTCGGATGGTTGTCGGAGTACTCGCGGGAACGTCGGCGATCGCCGCGTCCAGTGTTTCGTACTGCATCCCGCCCACGATTTCGCAGACCGGGGAGCCGGCGGCGACGCGGACGACCGCAATGCCCATTGTGTAGTCGCCGGAGTCAAACGGGTTTCCAGCCACGGCTGCAAGAGCTCCGGTGGAAGAGTCGATAGTATAGCCGCGAACGTTTTTCACGTTCCCGACCAGGGAATTGACCACATACAGGAAAGCACCCCCTGTATCACTTGCTAGCGCGTTGGGCCAGTTTCCGGATTCGAAGGGGCTTCCCGCGATCTCCGTCAGCGCGCCGGTCGCGGTATCGATGGCGTAGACGGCAATGTTATGGGAATAGCCGTTGGTCACATAGAGCGTATCGCCCAGGATCAGCAGAGCGGTGGGGTCGTCGCCCACGGTGGCAAATGGGCTGCCGGCCACGGGGGAAAGCGAGCCGTCCGTTTCGCCGATCCAATAGCCGGTAATGGTTTCCTCGCCCCAGTTGGCTGCGTACAGAAGCTGCCCGCCCGGATGAACGGCGACGGAGCGTGGGCATACGCCCGTATCGAATGGGCTGTTCGGCAGCCGCTGAAGCGTGTCGGTATTGAAGGCGGATATGCTGCGGGAGTGCATATTGGCCGCATAGAGATACCGTCCGCTCGGATGGACGGCTACGGAGCAATTGGCCAACGGCGTGGAGACTCCGTTGAAGTCTATCATATAGCCCTCCGAGGAGAGCGCGCCGCTGGAGCCGATGGCGAACACCTTGATATTGTTGTTATACCGGTTGGCCACATACAGCCGTCCCCCGTCCGGGCTGACGACGGACGCGACCGGCTCGGGTGAGTGGTCCTCATCCTCGTAGGTCGACGTACTGAAGGGACTTCCCGCGATTTCCGTCAGCGCGCCGCTTTCTTGATCGACGGCATACGCCGACACAGTTCCATCGCCCTGGTTGGTGACGTAAATGTACTCTCCGCCGGCTGTCGCCGTGACCGATGCCGGATATTGCCCGGCCGCGTAAGGGCTGCCCGGGAGCTGTGTCAAAACGCCGGTGTCCGCATTCGCCGAGTAAGCGGAGACATTGTTGTCGTTGTAATTGGCCGCGTAGATAAAGTACCGGTAGTTCTCGCCCGATGCGCGGGCCGTCGGTAACGCGCTCATTGCCAGCACAGAGAAGAGCAGCGCCGCCAGGATTCGCTTTCTCACCGTATACACCTCTTTCCGAGTAATCAGGTCTCCGCGCGTTTGCCTACATCGGGCGCCGGCCCGATTACGCCCGTAGTCGTTCCATTAGTTCGTCCAGCTTCGCGCTGTTCACCGGCTTTAGGAGGCTTCCGAAAGCCGGTATGCCCTTAGCGCCTTCGAGCTCTTTCGCGAAGGCGGTCACGAACACAATCCGGGCCGTGGGCATTTGCGCGAGTATCTTTTGCGCCAGCTCCGCGCCGTTCATCCGGGGCATGGACAGGTCAAGGAAAAACACGTCAGGCCGTATGCTCTGCACAGCTTCCAGCGCCGACACCGACGCGGTAAACGCGCCCGCGATCTCCACGGCGCCGTAGCGGGACAGCAGGTAAATCAGCTCGCCCAGGGCCGGAGCCTCGTCGTCCACGATCATCGCACGCATTGGAGCCCTTCCTTTTCCTCGTAGTACGCTGATTTCACCATAGGCATCTCACAAAATCTCACAGACTTGAAAAGACCCGATTTCATGCGGGCCAGCGGGTTCGACTAGACGCAAGAAGACCGCTTTCGGGGGCGTTTTGGCCCTCCTTAAGCGGTCTTTCGAGAGAGTCATCTGATGCTTCTAGGGTTACTGGCGTCGCGCCGGGCGGGTCATTTCGCGCGCTTTACGCGCTCGTAGTGCTCTTCGTATTTGGCTTGCGGCTTCAGGCGAAACTCCCTTTTCATGAGGCGGGCGTATTGCTCGTACCGTTCGCAGTAAGCCGCGCGGTTGCCGCTGCCCATGTAAAGGTCCAAAAGCGCCTCGCAGCCCTCGGCGGACAGCGGGTTTCGCGCAAGCAAGGCGCAAAGCGCGTTTTCCGCTTCGGGGACGCGGCCCGCCGCCGCGTGGCAACCAGCCAGCTCCAGCGCGATGCGCTCGTATTCGACCTCCGCTTCCTGCGCGCTTTCGGCGGCCCACTCAAACGGCTCCTTTTCCAGATACGGCCCCCGGCACAGGGCCAGCATCCGCGCCGCTTCCGCCGCGTTTTTGCCCGTGACGGCGCTGCCCTGCGCAAAAGCCATGAAATCTGTGTAATCGCACACGCCGGGCGCGACGGTCAGGCTGTAATCGTCGGCCATCCGTATGTATCTGCCCTCCGCGTCTAGCTCGGACAGCAGGCTGCGCAGCCGGTAGATCGTCATATACAGGTTGTTTGCAGTGGCCTTGTCGCTTTTACCGTCAAAGAAAGCATAGAGCATTTCTTCC
The sequence above is a segment of the Clostridia bacterium genome. Coding sequences within it:
- a CDS encoding beta-propeller fold lactonase family protein; amino-acid sequence: MRKRILAALLFSVLAMSALPTARASGENYRYFIYAANYNDNNVSAYSANADTGVLTQLPGSPYAAGQYPASVTATAGGEYIYVTNQGDGTVSAYAVDQESGALTEIAGSPFSTSTYEDEDHSPEPVASVVSPDGGRLYVANRYNNNIKVFAIGSSGALSSEGYMIDFNGVSTPLANCSVAVHPSGRYLYAANMHSRSISAFNTDTLQRLPNSPFDTGVCPRSVAVHPGGQLLYAANWGEETITGYWIGETDGSLSPVAGSPFATVGDDPTALLILGDTLYVTNGYSHNIAVYAIDTATGALTEIAGSPFESGNWPNALASDTGGAFLYVVNSLVGNVKNVRGYTIDSSTGALAAVAGNPFDSGDYTMGIAVVRVAAGSPVCEIVGGMQYETLDAAIADVPASTPTTIRLLQTIERTSMLAIDGARRITLDLNGYNLNINVASGTALEVSQGSSLTTAGVGAMNAMGEEYGINTTQSSTVNITGNVSATAYAGVYAYGSDSSVTVIGNVGGYIGVLSGNTASVTVTGNVAGDNVAILATESSNIQVTGEATGTSFGVQANTNAEAIVAGNVRTTSPDSTGLLLSSGAAVTVSGDVDAGRKGVSASEGSGARVEGSVTTVSDAGYGFAAYAQSGARVEIGGDAITAAETGVAAETSGLVFVTGDVQGKYYGIAVSRGAEVFVHGDVIAVLYGGAGVNAYSVGKATIDGTIQADRAMVFGESDGALVTPTTKPGYLTYSDGQGSFIWVYDPDAVPFITLTTEKAPGSAIYFTSITAAEADLPGVWIDLNDNGVKDDGEELGSPKTVSSPTIRIYGKVTGLICRSNSLTELDVSNNTALTSLDVYYNGLTALDVSNNMALTTLNLQHNSLTALDVSNNAALKTLNCSENMISSLNLGVNTQLTNLQCAGCGLTALDVSAQTAIAELNCRNNAIAALDLSSSTALVNLYCTNNALTALTLPQSTTVKRVECEKNLLTAVDVSHVTEMTVLNCAINRLAALDVSQNTKLMQLKLYSNKIKGAAMTAIVSALPTAANVNNYKIYVIDTAASPADGNVAFTSDVSIATGKNWNVLDWKGGYEEAYAGAPLAVQTGEILDLAATGALILGEVTGDGGDTVTERGVVYSTVSDPTLVTGTAVTADEAGTGEFDATLAGLSPNTTYYVRAYATNGSGTAYGAVRRFATPVSVATVTMTGGSMLAPIAVNETTNKIYAGSLWSGRIYVLDGDTDTVDTAVTAGSRDFALAINKTTNKVYSASGTSAYVTDGATNTVKTIALSAGAYAVALNEQTNKIYVTSENTATPLYVINGASDTIEATVVTGTKGCAIAVNEAENEVYVADDMGGKVVVINGTDNTVKATVTVGTRPRDIAVNETTHMLYVVNWGNLLNDGSVTVIDGDNDFAAQTIALGTKAYPYDAAVNETTNKIYVSLSAFNSVLVIDGADNSTEIVPVGVHPSIIAVNEDTNRVYITNVNEDDRSAAGYTVTGIDGDTLETVGFADADGPTMLAVSQSTNKVYVTNFSAGTVTVIALAPPAVVIVAGTATDDAAILQIDNKTPSARNKTWDINVTIGTVKAGLTASDVTLTGLPAGLSYTAAKGTGNNIVITLTGTAATALTADVDITAVIKGSAVTEASAQDSVGIPLKLWYIGADTTFVLTNEAGGLIDTLIAAGHGSKNLYQVMQLLQPVSGGTITDRFMMTLASNEAASEIFTAKLNDVAVPTNSPIGINADGTLIVVPIYGRQYHGQTGYSTYPDTPEAGRELFTYAEGPQYYIAAGSSGPGTSYYAFAIAWAAAEPTTFVLSNEEGGLIDELIAAGYGNRSLYEALVALKASSGGVITDDFLEALRGCPPDSEAFTDALSNYAGLNNPVCVNTDGTLTIQPIFGRDYHGRTGYSTYPESSGGARRERFTYAASPAYYIDAGQSDTEEAKNYYAFAIAWSAINLPPEVRVLKPAAGVVWTGEQTIEWEAADPDDDASKLKISLEYALAADGSAWQSIAANQANTG
- a CDS encoding response regulator; the protein is MRAMIVDDEAPALGELIYLLSRYGAVEIAGAFTASVSALEAVQSIRPDVFFLDLSMPRMNGAELAQKILAQMPTARIVFVTAFAKELEGAKGIPAFGSLLKPVNSAKLDELMERLRA
- a CDS encoding response regulator, translating into MRVFLVDDEQPSLDELVWRLRKYPDIEIAGAFTDPASALKAAGESRPDAAFLDIDMPGLTGLELALGTQAQCPGVIVIFVTAHAQYALEAYKSFPLDFLLKPVKEARLDETIEHLRAQHKLLNRASAPESRMKIRCFGAFELLAAEEAKWETRRVRELFLYLIDLRGAAPTKEEMLYAFFDGKSDKATANNLYMTIYRLRSLLSELDAEGRYIRMADDYSLTVAPGVCDYTDFMAFAQGSAVTGKNAAEAARMLALCRGPYLEKEPFEWAAESAQEAEVEYERIALELAGCHAAAGRVPEAENALCALLARNPLSAEGCEALLDLYMGSGNRAAYCERYEQYARLMKREFRLKPQAKYEEHYERVKRAK